The genomic interval cctccctctcaagtttttttatttcaaggtccagtttcctaattgtcctcttttttatttcggactccagtgcaagattttccatctttttcttcttgtactgaatgtctatgtctgccagttctatttggcgccggaggtggttgccatacaactttctgatagcttgtgagctctgtgaacacaatacaattagcgcagctggaatttggcaggatgtggtgtccttttattaatacgcactatgttgccaggctggttttcccactgtatagcatctgggtcctgtaaaagaaattagattttttgattttgatgaggactcctcaccattgtagagtaaatagtactttcacagtcttaacatgatacctcatgccttctggaatccagagagatggtctcctcctcatcatcgtctccatcatgtgctgttgctgctgcactggggccttcaccctatcacatttaatcggattcatattgaagctagtagacaagacatgccaggcctacagtatgcctttgatggagtactcactggatcagcatcgtctggtgcttgtgctggtggctctaacaggaacacagtgctgccagacactgcaaggcaataggtaaaccaaagtcagacagtccaaattgattcaatatgaatgtggttgtatcccatgtagagatggaaggacataccttgaatgaagcgggtggcatcttgggaggaacctatgctcgtctctttccccccagggatcccctctaagacgggcctgcctttatttagctccaaggccatgtcctctgctggggtaaggtcagcctttggtgacccaccacccgtgccttgtctgtgggtattctttttcactgctaaaacagtacagacaatgtgtgagcaggcaccttctgggtacaatatatgcttgtgctttgttaaatattagtcagggaccataccattctgcagaatgttcttgtatttgattttgacctgctgccatgtccgttttggcccgttcatgtttaatctacacacacacacacacacacacacatttaatggagtcacactgcaaaaaattatttggtatttttgtcttgttttcagtaaaaatatcaaaaaatgtatcatagctttatacagtgtgatggagttactttacacaatttcactcatatctgcagtgcatttcaattaaaaatttaaccgtttcataattacagtacaactgcatttttggagatgtgaattaaatatttgaattgtaattgtgatgtttcagcggagcggtgagtgtgtaattgtgcactacttacgcattcaggcggtctgcaatactttgccacgctttttctctttgctttatcactgtggcggtgttgcctttcttcttaattatatcttttacctcctcgtatgcctccatgaggatttgtgcttccgacggggaaaagtacgcggctctagttgccatggtaaatcagttaatctgtgatctgtggcggggtctatttgagtgagccgtgagcgcgcacctatccaggattggtttcacctggcttaatgaatccgtgtctgctcatcctggcttggtctttgtgcaaccaattaagcctggacgcacatgttttggcttcattgagctcagctgagtcatttatcccggatgtcttaattctacttttgtgcaacaggcccctacTCTAAAACAAAGCCAGAGTCATACATTCTTTAGTGGTAAGAAAGGAATCAAGTAATCTCAAGAACTATTACCCCCCCATTACTTTTTTAGAAACCTGAGGTTCATATATTGCATtcctaaacaacaacaaaaaagtcgtGCCAAATAATTTGTCTGTCACACATCCTATTCAATTGTATACATGATTGAAAGAGAGACTTTGCAATTAAACACGCACTTGACGTGATTGAGCACCCACTCGACCAACTATTCAATTCCCCAACCTATTCGATTCAAACCCACTTGACATTGACTGAACTATTCTTCAACTGTTGTACAAGCACCACCCTCTAAGCACCACTAGAGGACAGGATACGTGTGACAAAATAATCCAGTTATAACACTTAACAAAAAGATTAACGCAACACgcagtgttggtccaatgtttcatgagctgaaataaaatatcccagaaaagtTCCATAtgcataaaaagcttatttctcaaaatgtGTGTACAaatttatttacatccctgttagtgagcatttcacctttgccaagataatccattcacttGACAGGTATTTCGATTTAAAaattgttttacctttatttaaccaggtaggctagttgagaacaagcactgctttgctttatctggtcaagataaagcaaagcagtgcgacacaaacaacaacacagagttacacatggaataaacaaatgtacagtcaataacacactagagaaaaaagtctatatacagtgtgtgcaaatgacgtAAGATAtgggaggtaaggcaatgaataggccatagtggcaacattttttttttttgcaattaaacactggagtgatagatgtgcagaagatgaatgtgcaagtagagatactagtgTGCAAaggaacaaaaaaaataaaaaatatgggggtgaggtagttggatgggctatttacagatgggctatgtacaggtgcaatgatctgtgagctgctctgacagctggtgctccagcttcagtgatttttcaattcgttccagtcattggcagcagagaactggaaggaacggcggccaaaagaggaattggctttgggggtgaccattgaaatatacctgctggagagcgtgctacgggtgggtgctgctatggtgaccagtgagctgagataaggcggagctttacctagcaaagacttatagatgacctggagccagtgggtttggcgacgaatatgaagtgaggctagccaacgagagcatacaggtcgcagtggtgggtagtatatggggcatccaatttgctgagtagtgtgttgaaggctattttgtaaatgacattgccgaagtcaaggatcggcaggatagtcagttttacgagggtatgtttggcagcatgagtgaaggatgcgttgttgcgaaataggaagccaattctagatttcattttgaattggagatgcttaatgtgagtctggaaggagagtttacagtctaaccagacacctaggtatttgtagttgtccacatattcagaactgtccagagtagtgatgctggacgggcgggcaggtgtgggcaccgatcggttgaagagcatgcatttagctttacttgcatttaagagcagttggaggccacggaaggagagttgtatggcattgaagctcgtctggaggttagttaacacagtgtccaaagaagggccagaggtatacagaatggtgtcgtctgcgtagaggtggatcagagaatcaccagaagcaagagtgacatcattgatatatatatacagagaaaagagtcggcccgagaattgaaccctgtggctgCCAGATGTCCAGACAACAGgttctccgatttgacacactgaactctgcctGAGAAGTAATTGGTGagccaggcaaggcagtcatttgagaaaccaaggctgttgagtctgccgataagaatgtgatgattgacagagtcgaaagccttggccaggtcgatgaatacagctgcacagtattgtctcttatcgatggcggttatgatatcgtttaggaccttgagcgtggctgacggGCAACCATGACCAgcgcggaaaccagattgcggaGAAAGTatagtgggattcgaaatggtcggtaatctgtttgttaacttggctttcgaagaccttagaaagacagggtaggatagatataggtctgtagcagtttaggTTTAGAGTGTCTTTGAAGAAGGGggtacgaaagagaggttgaacagacaatacgaaagagaggttgaacaggctagtaataggagttgcaacaatttcggctgatcattttagaaagagagggtccagattgtctagcccagctgatttgtaggggtccagatttcgGAGCTCTTTCAGAACTTGAGCTATctgaatttgggtgaaggagaaatgggggaggcttgggaaagttgctgtggggggtgcagggctgttgaccggggtaggggtagccaggtggaaagcaagtccagccgtagaaaaatgcttatttaaattctcatttattgtggatttattggtggtgacagtgtttcctagcctcagtgcagtgggcagctgggaggtgctcttgttctccatggactttaccgtgtcccagaactttttggagtttgtgctgcaggatgcaaatttctgtttgaaaaagctagccgaTGCTTTCCTAACTCcatgtgtatattggttcctaacttccctgaaaagttgcatatcgcgggggatatttgatgctaatgccgtACATCACAGGATGTTGTTGTGCTGGTCAAGTGCAGTCAGGTCTGTAGTGAAccacgggctatatctgttcctggttctaaattttctgaatggggcatgcttatttaagatgaggAAAGCACTtctaaagaataaccaggcatcttctactgacggaatgaggtcaatgcccttccaggatacccgggccaggtcgattggaaaggcctgctcgctgaagtgttttagggagcgtttgacagtgatgaggggtgttcGTTTGACCGCAGTCCCATTATGGACGCAAGCAATgcggcagtgatcgctgagatcctggttgaagaccgCAGTGGTGTATTTGGAGGGTAGGTTGGTTAgtatgatatctaagagggtgcctgtgtttacggatttggggttgtacctggtaggttcattgataatttgtgtgagattgagggcatcaagtttagattgtaggatggccggggctttaagcatgtcccagtttaggtcacctagcagcacaagcTCTTAAGATAGAatgggggggcgatcaattcacatatggtgtccaaggcacagctgggggcagaaggtggtctatagcaagcggcaatggtgagagacttgtttctggaaaggtggatttttaaaagtagaagctcaaattgtttgggcacagacctggatagtatgacagaactctgcaggctatctcaaatcaaaatcaaatttatttatatagcccttcttacatcagctgttatctcaaagtgctgtgcagaaacccagcctaaaaccccaaacagcaagcagtagattgcaactctgcagtatctctgcagtagattgcaactccacccatTTTGGCACttctatcttgtcagaaaatattatagttagggatggaaatttcagggtttttggtggacttcctaaaccaggattcagacacagctaggacatccgggttggcagagtgtgctaaagcagtgaataaaataaacatagggaggaggcttctaatgttaacatgcatgaaaccaaggcttttacagttacagaagtcaacaaatgatagggCCTGGGGTAATGGGAGTGGAGCAAGGCAccgcagggcctggattaacctctacatcaccagaggaggagtaggataagggtacggctaagggctataagaactggtcgtctagtacgttcggaacagagtaaaaggagcaggtttctgggagcggtagaatagattcaatgcataatgtacaaaggtaaggtaggatgtgaacACAgttgaggtaaacctaggcattgagtgacgatgagaggtattgtctctagagacatcaattaaaccaggtgaggtcaccacatgagtgggaggtgggacaagaaGGTTAGCTGAGGCATTTTGAGCAGAGccggaggctctacagtgaaataagacaataatcccTAACCAaaacaggtatggcatatcaagaagctgattaaacagcatgatcattaaacaggtgcaccttgtgctagggacaataaaaggccacatgatgactgcaggaatgtccaccagagctgttgccagaga from Salvelinus alpinus chromosome 2, SLU_Salpinus.1, whole genome shotgun sequence carries:
- the LOC139557806 gene encoding myb/SANT-like DNA-binding domain-containing protein 4 isoform X2 codes for the protein MATRAAYFSPSEAQILMEAYEEVKDIIKKKGNTATVIKQREKAWQSIADRLNALNMNGPKRTWQQVKIKYKNILQNAVKKNTHRQGTGGGSPKADLTPAEDMALELNKGRPVLEGIPGGKETSIGSSQDATRFIQVSGSTVFLLEPPAQAPDDADPGEGPSAAATAHDGDDDEEETISLDSRRHEDPDAIQWENQPGNISSQAIRKLYGNHLRRQIELADIDIQYKKKKMENLALESEIKKRTIRKLDLEIKKLERELQEDDTAQNKN
- the LOC139557806 gene encoding myb/SANT-like DNA-binding domain-containing protein 4 isoform X1: MATRAAYFSPSEAQILMEAYEEVKDIIKKKGNTATVIKQREKAWQSIADRLNALNMNGPKRTWQQVKIKYKNILQNAVKKNTHRQGTGGGSPKADLTPAEDMALELNKGRPVLEGIPGGKETSIGSSQDATRFIQVSGSTVFLLEPPAQAPDDADPGEGPSAAATAHDGDDDEEETISLDSRRHEDPDAIQWENQPGNISSQAIRKLYGNHLRRQIELADIDIQYKKKKMENLALESEIKKRTIRKLDLEIKKLEREVRYAFNVHCMLTVTQMY